AAGAAACACAATGCGACGTATCAATAGAGAAGGAGTAATTGTGCTTTTGTTTTGATCGCTGATTGGATGATGACTCATAGGTGGGCGTGGTCTCACCGGTCCGGTGTCGTACTCTTCCGCCGCTTCAAGTTGGTGCTCGTTCTCCTCCACCACGCTGGTGAAGCTGCTGGCGTTGGACGAGGAGCGAGAGAGGTCCTGAGACTCGGGGATGGAAGGAGCTCGGCAGCACAGTGCAGAACTACAAAACAAGTGGTCATCGGAAAACCGCTTGTAACAATCCAGAACTCTAAAAGAAACAGCGATAGTAAAGAAATGTCTGTGCGTGTACCCGAACTTGGTGGTGGGCATCTCGGGTGAGCTGTGATTGGAGGAGGTGTCTAATCGGAGTTCTTGAGTGAAGCTGCAGTCAGATCTCTGTGGAATGGGAGACACCTCTCTGCTGCTGGGACAGAACAACACGCTTTACACGCAATGAGAAAACACGTGTGCTTCTCCCGCATTCACGTTTCTGGTCCTACCTTCTCTCCTGAACCTCCTGTATGTTCTCGATCCCAATCGCGCTGCTCCTCCTGGAGGTGAACGGGCCAGATTTCTTCCGGGTTGGGCTTTTTCCAGGAATGATCAAAGACTGCGGAGAAATCACAATGTCAACAGTAGTGCGTGCGGGATGTTGGCAGTATAGGGAAAAACTCCTGAAcacaaaaagttgtttttatgcAGTGCTTGGTAGTTAAAGTGTTAGTTTACCGAAAAAGAAAAACCTGTCACattttatgtggaacacaaaagaagatattttgagaaatgtgaccctggacaacaaaaccagtcttattaCTAGTCTCGAAATTgcaatttttacataatctgaaagctgaataaataaactttctatagatatatgagttgttagaataggacaatatctggctgagatacaaccgtttaaaactcaggaatctgagagcacaaaaaaatcaaaatattgagaaaattgcctttgaagttgttaatcaggggtactgtggcagaccatccactcacaaaaataaagttttgatatatttaaggtaggaaatttacaaaatatcttcatggaacatgatctttacttaatatcctaatgatttttggcataaaagaaaaatcaataattttgacccacacaatgtatttttgtcttttactaaaaatgttcccgtgctacttaagactggttttgtgatccagggtcacaaatggctcggtggttttgtgtccgtacaatggatgtcaatggggttcagtgttgtttgtttacctacattcttcaaaatatcttctgtgttctgcagaagataaacgtcacacaggtttgacatgacatgaaggTACGATGACCTTGACACGATGACAgcgttttcatttttgcttgaactgtcccttcaggCATGttttaaatctcatttaaaTGTACGATGCATGTACTTTGTATACTGAAAACTCAGCAAACAAACACTCCCACAGTCCTGTTCGGTACCCGTACATGTGAATATGGATTTTGTGAGTCACGCGGTTATTAAAGTTATATCACACAAGCGAATGTGTTGTGATTGATACCAAAATGACTATGACTTCAGTTTTGTTCTGTTTCTCTCTATACAGTTGAACAGCAATGACAATGGAAAGTGATTTTGATCTGACGATGACTTAAAGGCATTAAAGGAACCACTCCTGAATATCTGAATGATTTAGTACAACGTGTTATGCTGTATAACAAAAACGACTTTTACCTGCAAGCAAAAAATAATGTTGTAAAGGGAGGCGCTCGCTAACACAAATGTGTCCCTGCCAAGGCAAATgggacacaaaacactccaaCTCCACCCATAGGAACGTCTTGGCTGTGACCGTCACTCGAGCATAACATGATTCATTCAAGGTCAACTTTTCTATTTCCTTATACATAACTTTTAGCGCTTGAGATTGattgctttgcaacaatgcacatAATGAAATGCGCAACATTATATTGAAATGAAAATCGAATTAAACTGAGTAATTAACAATGCctttaaaaaaattctcaatgtttcttttaaagcaCTAAACTGACGTCTTTTAGGTCTCTTGAAGCTGAAAATTCAGAGAGGCAAAAcacatccctgttgaaaaaaccagcatatgctggttaggtaggttttgaagcatgatAGATGGTTTGTGCTCGTTCAAGCTGGTCATGTggtggtttaagctggtcctgagctggtttaaactggtcatgtggtggtttaagatggtcctgagctggttaaaactggtcctgagctggtttaaactggtcatgtggtGGTTTCAAAcgggtcctgagctggtttaaactggtcatgtggtAGTTTAAACGGGTCCTGAGCTGGTTAAAACTGGTCATGTGGTGGTTTAAACGGGTCCTGAGCTGGTTAAAACTGGTCATGTggtggtttaagctggtcctgagctggtttaagattgTGATGTggtggtttaagctggtcctgagctggtttaagatggtcatgtggtggtttaagctggtcctgagctggtttaagatggtcatgtggtggtttaagctggtcatgtggtggtttaagctggtcctgagctggtttaagatggtcctgtggtggtttaagctggtcctgagctggtttaagatggtcatgtgctggtttaagctggtcctgagctggtttaagatggtcctgagctggtttaagctggtcatgtggtggtttaagatggtcatgtgctggtttaagatggtcctgagctggtttaagatggtcctgagctggtttaagatggtcctgagctgggactatcttaaaccagcacatgaccatcttaaaacagcacaaaccagctaccctgcttcaaaacctacctaaccagcacatgctgtttttttcaacagggatgcaAATGTCTCAATTTGCTCTACATTTGACCTAATATTGGTTCAAGAAAAGAAATGGAGATCTCTTGTTTCTTTATTGCTCAGACATTAATTTTCCATTCCTCAGGAGATTTGATAGAGTTCCCAGCTGCGTTTCATTTAGGTTTCAACGTCAGACAATTTTTCAAAAACGAAGAGTTTGGAGGTGTAAAAAGAATGTAGATTGTACATTTGATTGTACATTCGATGTACAacgtagaggtaaaataatctggatttgggtcgaTTTGATGAGAAACgcttgagttcatattgagatcttcaataatattgacgttTGATTGCAGACTCTGGAGACGTTTGTGAGGtttctgcctctttttctcTGGAAAATTTCTGAGATTGCTCTCCATTTATCTAGGAGAATTAATTGAGATAATACAAAGATCTGACGTGCGATTTTTCTTTCTGTTGCATTGTGTTGCCAGATTAAAAGAGGACAGAGAGTCACGTGCGCAGAGCCCCATCTGTTCTACTGACCACCATCCAAACACATCACGTGAACGCATTACAGATCCGTTTCTCTCTTTAAATGATGAAGATCCGACATGGCAAGAGAAGACCCGATCCAGAACCAGCCTGAACCTCACAGATGTGCCACCCTGACACATGTACCGAAGGGTCAAAGGCGTTCAGAGGGCGATGTGTGCACCAGCTGCGGCTCTGCCGGCTCAGGGCAGAGAGTTTGGTGTAAACTAAAGATGGCACACGAGGTTTTCAGGCATCTTGTGGCAGATTGCGTTTTCAGACTCTGGCAGACTgcgcatttattttttatcaagttGTGTCTTGGTAACAATTTAAGATCTGTTAACAGCTGGAAGGCTGCGGTTACTCACAATGCCGGCTGTTTTGGGGGTTTCTGGAGGGTTGTGTGTAAAACTCCCGCTGTGGCTTGTGGAGACAGTGTGTGGCTTCTTGTTACTGAGGCCCATCGCATCCATCGACTGACTTCTACTGCGGATCACGCGCTGGAAAAAGGACATGATGCATTAGAGATGTAAGATGCATTACTACAATGCAACTCTAGGGGGCACTCTGAGACTGCGGCTTTAATAGAGCGCAAGAGCGCATTAGGACATGGAAGACACATGTGTTGTAAATATCATACTTGTACACTTTAGTTTGATTTTCAATACCATGCTTTAAGTATTCAGTGTGCATGGAAGTTTTCTCTAGCTGGATTACAAACTCTGCATTTCACACTTTATGACATACGATATCCCACAATGCAGTCTACTTAAGGTATGGTTATTATAGTTAACTAAAAGTTAACTTttaacacatacagtatctgttaaataaaaccaaataagatattaaataagtctaaatattatttgaaagacTAAGTAAAAATGAGAAATATTGCCTTGAGcaataaagtgaaataaatttaaattgaggcactaaaatgattaaatagtgagtaaaaaaactaaacttaaactaaaacagaataaaaatatatatatataaaaatttcaaaaataataaaatgacaaaaacatataaaatattggtaaaataaataaattaatgtaaattaaaagataaataaaattaaatgaacactaaaactaaaaatataaaaagaaaagctATTTTAATATAAGAATACAACTACTAtaaaaaactgattttaaaaattaaactacATCTAAAAAATTATTCATGAATCTAAGGCTTCAAGATAGAAATTTTCTAAATGATTATAATATCgcaaaaagttttgtaaagttAAAGTTTTAGGTTGATGCAAATAGCAGAGAATCTTGTAAGACAGAgatgtaaaatgttttaatgaacaaaatacaaatattttaagtagtaaataattaaataaatacaaatttatttaattttgatttaCAAGTATCACATAAACTAACTAAAACTACACTGAAATTTATAGCAAATTTGaaagtaatattataataaaaacgaatgtaaaaatgcaaaactatCCATTTTTTTTCCAGCTGGATGGTATAAAAGATTCAAATAGACTACCTTAAAAGTTTCGAAgaatcctcctccgcctcctcctCCATTCTCCAGTTTATCATCATCTCCACACAGACCCATCATAGACTGACTGTTAACATGAAGCTCCTCATATAAAGTCTCCATAAGAGCAGAACGGGTTCTCTCCTGGAGGACAAATAACGGTTTTTAATGTACAATCCACGAATGTGCGCCGTCAACCCAAATGTAAAGAGCATCCGAACCAGTTCTGTACCTCCAACTTGGCAAACTTTTCAGCTTTGTAGCAGGAATATTCAGCATTGATCAGTTTGGTCAAGAGGAACTCGTGAAACTCAGGAGTCTGGACaaaacacaatgaaatgtgattttaacCCCATTTAGCCTGTGATTAAAAAGAATAGCTTTATGTTGAAACGGTGTACCTTTCTAAAGATGGCAGGCTCTGGGAGAGTTGGTCCAAAGAAAGGCACATCATCTCTCGCTGTCACAGACACCttttaaaaacaagagaaaacgcataataaatattataaaaacaaaagtccCAGGAACTCGAGACTAAACGGACTCATACTGGGAGAGTTTCCAAAGTGAATAATCAACACTTAAGTTTTTGATGGATTCAAATAATCCACATGATCCACATAATCTACATTTTATCCCACAtgaaaatatactgtagtatactttaggGTTTAAACTGTACACTTATTAATGGTATACTATATTATAtttgatataatataatatatatttactaaATATCTATAATATTAGCTATAGTGAGTGGATAAACCTTGGTAAATACCTTAGtaaactttaatatttactatagttagctctaaaaatgaataaaatgaaatagaaaatatttataaataataaaatgacaaaaacattaaacattgctaaaaataaagaatcaaccaaatttattttaattaaaataaattcaatAAATTCAATTTATAAGATCAAATGTGATAATTTACAGaagaaactaaactaaattattaataaatctaTGGCTTAAAGATATAcagatgttttattaattatttgtatattGCTAAAAGTTATGTACAGTTATGTATCAAGTTTTAGGTTGATGCAAATAGCAGAGAATCTCTTAAAAGAGAGATGTTTTTCCTTAAGAGAATTcagttttcaaataaataaatatcatttaaatcaaATAGTTTAGtaaactttaatatttactatagtaagttCTTAAAATACTATAGCatctagattttttttattatacaagtttacaatagtaaatactaaGGAATTTCATGTACCACGGTCTTAATCTTGTACCTTATACAGGACATTATCCGTGCAGGCGTTCTCCACTTGAACCACCACGTAAGCGTGCAGAAAGTTGGACGCGATCATATCTGGTACAAACGGTGTGTTTTCCTCTTGAAAAACTATAGCCACGATGTCATTTCCTATGTGCCTTTTCCGCTGGAGCTGAAAAGAAATCACAGGACATTAGCATTGGGAAGTAACATGAGGAACACTAAGCAATTTCAGAAACATGAACTGAAAAATGAAACGTTGGTGTCAAACATATTTCATCAGTTTgtggtgtgcattaaaagcatTAAGTTTAATCCTCCTTAACCCTCATCCGACGTGCTCCTGACAGCTTAGAATGGAAAATCACGATTTTATCGTGATATGtatgaaattaaaaaatgcttttgatCAAATGCTTCTCTTAtttatcatattttgtgttttaaaaatgttaaatatgcaTCACCAATATGTTGGAGTGTCACCAGGTTATTTGGCGTTAAATTATATCAATAATTATATTTCAGAATATCCTAATATTGCCACAACATAAAAGATATTACAATTTATGTGTTTTAATACACCAACATTATCAAAGCCATGAAACACAAAgcaataattacatttaaaccTAATTTTACAATAACGCACAATGACAATTTTATCTCCCGTAAACCTTTCTCTGACTTGCTTTCTGCGCTTTAACACATGCACTTCACAGCTTGCTCATGAATATGTATTAGACAGTGAAACCTCAAATAATTGAGGATGATATTGTAGGTCACGGTCGGCCCTGTGGGCTCTTGGCAGACGTCTTGCCCAATTTTAGATAGAAGATACAAAtcatttaaagacaaaaaaacaaagtcTGTCCGGTGTCCATTCGCATAAGAATACACACTAGCGCTCATATCACGAAGAATAACTATTAAATATCAGCAGGTGATGAGTCTGGAGCCATATGTTAGTCCTGGTATTCATGGGCAGCATTCTGAGAGGCTGAAACCCTGAGGTGATGTTTTCTATCAGAGCGATGTGAAACACGGATGGCAACAGATGGCTTTTCAGGATCGGTGTTTTTTGCACCGTGTTGTGTGGGATGCTTGCTCATTAACAGAACATACAGTTGGTCAGTGCATGTCACACCGGCCAGCAATCTCTAGGGGTGACCAACTGGTCATGTTTTTAGAAATGACATTACATGCAACATAAAACAACATTACAATTTACAGCACATGATGTAATGGGTTCGTCCAACGAATGTacgaaacaaaaatacaaacataagaATGTTGAGATGTTGCATGCAAAATGTGACGAAGCAAAATACTAAACTGCAGAAGAGGTTTTACCTGCTGAGGATCTCCTTCCGTGTACGGCAGTTTAGTGGACACGTGGAACATGATCTCTATGTTGTGGAAGTTGCAGTAGACCGATTCGGTTCCCGTTTGGCCGTGTGTCACATCCAGACCACCACGAAAACTGCCGAATGAAAGAAGAGTGAAtgcaaaaatgtacagttttgtCACGAAACATGATTTAGCCGTGTCCCTGACCCCACATTTCAATTCAACgtcatttcaaatgtatttctatagcAGCTTAAGAAATAAAAACGTTATAGCtctataataaaatgatatatctTAATATATGGTCACCTATACTGGATGCAAAAGTGGGACTACCATATCAAGCACATTCGGTTGTTTTAGGATCAACATGTCTGTAGATCTAGAAATACAGTAAATCCTTCATGTGTTATTTACTGTAAGAGCGGCATACCCTTTGAAGTCATGAAGTTCAATCTTCTCTCCTAAGAACTCTAAAAACTCAACAAAGGCCGGACTTTCCTCACTGTTCTCAAATAATTCCTCCTCTGTAGACTATGGAAGAGGAaaattttttacaaattatatttttgaaatataaacacacacacacacacacacacacacacaaaataataaaaatatttactgttttagtatacaatatacagtatatatatgtgagtacatttgcaaaaacagataaatcaCACTGAAAATGTTGATTATGtgccttagtagattttatgaaaagaaatgattaaaatatacttattatgttcctgtttttaacaaaaaattgagttaaaataacgtaaaaatcttgggaataaaatctactaattttggttgttaagattttaatcGTTTTGTTcgagtaattttaattgaacaaattattaaagTAAATTATTATGTCAAAgccatttaaattggtcaaattaagtttacttatttattttgtgttgagactacatgAATCATTTTTGTACACatgtttttgatattttgacaaaAACTAAATTTATATAacaagtaaaatttactttattctggttagtaagttgtacttgaattatagcagcaaattttacttaaaaaaatgttcgTGCAAATTGTGATGAGGATTTTATTAAGTCAAttctacaagttattttttttaaataatgattttcaaaaatcatgttttttattgtgtatgtttatttttttgttactaTTACTTAATCAAATTAACccaactgtagtttgattgatattacttggaatgcacaataaaaaaacatgtttttctgtctttgcaaataaactctttcaattcaattcaattcaattttatttatatagcgcttttcacaatgtgcattgttccaaagcagctttacaggagcaaataagaaaaacacagaaaggtaaaacacagcacagtgcatggtgtttatagaccaagcacgatcattataataaataatatctaataaataaatgaataaatgaataaataaataaatgaaactcttcatatatatatatattcatgtaGACATTATATATAGCAGAAGCATGGGATACGTGAGGGCATGACATCTGACCTGGGCAAATTTCTGGTAAACGACTCCAAACTTGAAATTGTTACTGATGACATGCTCATCAAAGGTCACGATGAGTCTAGACGCCTTGAAGAAAAATGCTAATTTGGGTCAAGATGAAAAGTCATTTTGAATCAACTGTTCTTGAAATTACAGCTTACCTTTGGGTATAAGACGGGGTAAAATCTGTCCACATTCACCTCTTCACAGATAAGCTtagaacataaacaaaaaacagtgaTGTAAAATTTCACAAATATTTtgattattcaattatttaatcTATAAAATACATAGAGCTGTAAATTCTACGTGTAAATATATGCAAATCAGTAAAAAAAGTGACctgatattaatataaaaattcaAAGCCTGTCATGCAAcctaacattttttaataataacccCAATAATGACTTTCTGCTACAAACATGTACACTGATGTCTTACCTTTGCCATCTGGATCACATTGGGGAACTCGGTCAGACATGAAATGGGTATCACATCATGGTGGGTTTTAAACTTTGACCTAGAATAAAAAGACATCGGAGGACATTAGAATCACAGAATGCTTGTTGTTATGCCGGACACATTGCAAGAGCTGTGTAAAAACCATCTGGAGGGCATCAAAGACGCAACCTGATTACATCATCACAAACTGTGCAGAACTTCTGCTCGCTACATGAAAACACTAAACTCAACTgagcctacgtgtgtgtgtgtgtgtgtgtgtgtgtgtgtgtgtgtgtgcgtgtgtgtgtgtgtgtgtgtgtgtgtgtgtgtgtgtgtgcgtgcgtgtgcatcATTGCATCATTGATGTGATTGCACGTGCACATGTAACTCCTCAAGAGGTTTAAAAATCTCTTCATAAAACAAAGGCTTTTTATATCAACCTCACTATGGCACTTATTCTCTATCCTATCATTAAAGGTCTTTAAGACTTTAGATCATAAAGAATAGATGTGCCATGGTGTTTCTACTGCATATTTTGAACACTTTGAAAGTGAAAAAGAAATGGATATGTGTGGTTAAGGTTAGACGTGTTTGTTTCTTAAAGATTCAAGATTCTGGCAAACAGGGTTGTGCACCATTCAGAATTTAATCTAGAAAGTATGAAATGTGGTTTAAAGTATAATCTCAAGGATGCTttgaaaatattgtattttaaaggaATCGTTcgccaaaaaaatctgtcatcatttgtgaccctggacaacaaaccAGTCTTGAAAAATTGAgatttacatcatctgaaagctgaataaataaggatcagacaatatttggccgagatacaaaaatcattaaactgagaaaatcacctttaatgttgtccaaatgaagtccttagcatagcttattactcacaaaaatgaAGTTTTGATATATTCACGGTAGGAAATtgactaaatatcttcatggaacatgatctttacttaatatcccaATGATATTTggtttaaaagaaaaatctaggTTTTTCACCCATACATTtttttggctattgctacaaaacTTCCTgtgttttgtggtccagggtcacatttatttaCCATCATCATCACCTGTACATGACTCGTTGGGGGCCGAAAGAAAGTTATACGGGTGTGAAATGACAATTAGGATGAATAaccatgaaagaattttcaattttggctgaagctttcttttaaaaacaacacacaaaagGATGCAATCGAATGTAAGCTGTTTCAATATCACATTTCTCGTCAAATACTTCCCAAATGAAATGATCTGAGCTATGCCatccacattcattttaaagctttACCCGTACATCAACAGTTGTCTTATTTGTGTCTACTACAGTTTCTCCAACGTATTTTAAGAAGAGCATCTAAGACAAAATCCGAGCCTCAAATGAAACATAATTCAGATTGAAAGGGCAACGTCTTGTGTTCGTGTGTAAAGCGGTACCTGAGCAACAGTCGAAGATGCTCCTGGTCTCCAATCACATCATATTTGACAGAGAAGACCAGGTGGCCCAAGACGCTGTCCACCGAGTAATAATTGAAGTGCTCCTGTGGAAAGATGTACACTATAATCATACTATAACTctaaaaaaagactaaaacGTGCCGTGAGATGAGAGATGACAAGTGTACGACTGCAACAAAATATACACAGTAAGCTTCCTAACATAAAGCTCACACGGACTTTagcgcagtggttctcaaactgggggccgtggcctcttgggggaccccaagatggttccaggagggccacagattttgtggcattttagaaatatagatatttatcatacattttgtgcaatcaaacatcagaaaaacaacaccaccaaccaaaataattgatgttttagcattgtttaactgaatattttcttggtttaattaaaattttaagtttaagattataagtctttatttggggggccgcaaagcaatgcactctacacaaagggggccttacaacaaacaagtttgagaaccactgctttag
The Triplophysa rosa linkage group LG7, Trosa_1v2, whole genome shotgun sequence genome window above contains:
- the rap1gapb gene encoding rap1 GTPase-activating protein 1 isoform X8, with translation MLGRHPGVIRHFKSDIISLSLYSPDSQTSDIFAMIERIQSCRMDEQRCILPPPLKTEEDYIPYPSVHEVLGRTGPLPLILLPQFGGYWIEGTNHDLGSSSAPEEPPPCPTSQCTLETNSIAKIYRKDFLGKEHFNYYSVDSVLGHLVFSVKYDVIGDQEHLRLLLRSKFKTHHDVIPISCLTEFPNVIQMAKLICEEVNVDRFYPVLYPKASRLIVTFDEHVISNNFKFGVVYQKFAQSTEEELFENSEESPAFVEFLEFLGEKIELHDFKGFRGGLDVTHGQTGTESVYCNFHNIEIMFHVSTKLPYTEGDPQQLQRKRHIGNDIVAIVFQEENTPFVPDMIASNFLHAYVVVQVENACTDNVLYKVSVTARDDVPFFGPTLPEPAIFRKTPEFHEFLLTKLINAEYSCYKAEKFAKLEERTRSALMETLYEELHVNSQSMMGLCGDDDKLENGGGGGGGFFETFKRVIRSRSQSMDAMGLSNKKPHTVSTSHSGSFTHNPPETPKTAGISLIIPGKSPTRKKSGPFTSRRSSAIGIENIQEVQERSREVSPIPQRSDCSFTQELRLDTSSNHSSPEMPTTKFGSALCCRAPSIPESQDLSRSSSNASSFTSVVEENEHQLEAAEEYDTGPESLSSAGTPHKRDSFPYSAVWLEDSSAPTNQSSSHGPHRQQSEPRPKTERQHSNC
- the rap1gapb gene encoding rap1 GTPase-activating protein 1 isoform X6, which codes for MSDTLERPILVKPFTTSPGLTLVKSCRMDEQRCILPPPLKTEEDYIPYPSVHEVLGRTGPLPLILLPQFGGYWIEGTNHDLGSSSAPEEPPPCPTSQCTLETNSIAKIYRKDFLGKEHFNYYSVDSVLGHLVFSVKYDVIGDQEHLRLLLRSKFKTHHDVIPISCLTEFPNVIQMAKLICEEVNVDRFYPVLYPKASRLIVTFDEHVISNNFKFGVVYQKFAQSTEEELFENSEESPAFVEFLEFLGEKIELHDFKGFRGGLDVTHGQTGTESVYCNFHNIEIMFHVSTKLPYTEGDPQQLQRKRHIGNDIVAIVFQEENTPFVPDMIASNFLHAYVVVQVENACTDNVLYKVSVTARDDVPFFGPTLPEPAIFRKTPEFHEFLLTKLINAEYSCYKAEKFAKLEERTRSALMETLYEELHVNSQSMMGLCGDDDKLENGGGGGGGFFETFKRVIRSRSQSMDAMGLSNKKPHTVSTSHSGSFTHNPPETPKTAGISLIIPGKSPTRKKSGPFTSRRSSAIGIENIQEVQERSSREVSPIPQRSDCSFTQELRLDTSSNHSSPEMPTTKFGSALCCRAPSIPESQDLSRSSSNASSFTSVVEENEHQLEAAEEYDTGPESLSSAGTPHKRDSFPYSAVWLEDSSAPTNQSSSHGPHRQQSEPRPKTERQHSNC
- the rap1gapb gene encoding rap1 GTPase-activating protein 1 isoform X5; translation: MKQDGRAPRMSDTLERPILVKPFTTSPGLTLVKSCRMDEQRCILPPPLKTEEDYIPYPSVHEVLGRTGPLPLILLPQFGGYWIEGTNHDLGSSSAPEEPPPCPTSQCTLETNSIAKIYRKDFLGKEHFNYYSVDSVLGHLVFSVKYDVIGDQEHLRLLLRSKFKTHHDVIPISCLTEFPNVIQMAKLICEEVNVDRFYPVLYPKASRLIVTFDEHVISNNFKFGVVYQKFAQSTEEELFENSEESPAFVEFLEFLGEKIELHDFKGFRGGLDVTHGQTGTESVYCNFHNIEIMFHVSTKLPYTEGDPQQLQRKRHIGNDIVAIVFQEENTPFVPDMIASNFLHAYVVVQVENACTDNVLYKVSVTARDDVPFFGPTLPEPAIFRKTPEFHEFLLTKLINAEYSCYKAEKFAKLEERTRSALMETLYEELHVNSQSMMGLCGDDDKLENGGGGGGGFFETFKRVIRSRSQSMDAMGLSNKKPHTVSTSHSGSFTHNPPETPKTAGISLIIPGKSPTRKKSGPFTSRRSSAIGIENIQEVQERSSREVSPIPQRSDCSFTQELRLDTSSNHSSPEMPTTKFGSALCCRAPSIPESQDLSRSSSNASSFTSVVEENEHQLEAAEEYDTGPESLSSAGTPHKRDSFPYSAVWLEDSSAPTNQSSSHGPHRQQSEPRPKTERQHSNC